The sequence below is a genomic window from Plasmodium cynomolgi strain B DNA, chromosome 4, whole genome shotgun sequence.
TTGCTACTCGTGCGGGTGTTCACAGAACGTATGCGCAACCCTCCGCTGGGCGACAACAAAGGGCAGTAAAAATCTGTGCACGTTGCAACAAACATTGAAAATGCTTTCGCAAAGGAGAgcgaacagaaaaaaaaaataaaataaaatgaaacaaaatgaggcaaaatgaagaaaaataaaataaagtaaaatattaagTGAAATTCGTATAAGATgcgaaaaaggcaaaacaaaTGCGAGCAAAAagtatatgtacacatatgtatatatatttttttttttttgaaaccgCTTATTTGATCTACTGCGGTTGCGACCACAAACAAAGGCACGCATGCACCTGGTGGTATGCGCTGAACACATAGGATTTTTCTGCAGGAGTCGCTAATTAGGCGTAGGGCTGAATTCGCAGCTTTTCAGTGCGCCTTCTCAACACGTTCTGCTTTTTAGTCAGAACAAAGGGGGTTTCGCCAAGCGGTCAGCCCCGAAGAGTTGCCACCACCACATGCACATGCCCATGTTAGCTGCCCATATGCACAGCATGTGTTTGTGCGCCGATTAAAGTACGCTGAAAAGGGGGCTGATAAAAGCGAACCAAGCATGTGCCTCGGGCGAACCGAAATTCGCCAGAATAACTTTGAACGGATGGCAACCCTAccagtgaagaaaaaaaaaaaattggctgaCACATTGAGTAAGAGAAGCAAAACAGCTAAACGGCAAAGCAGCAAAACAACAAAACAGCAAAACAGCAAAGCAGCAAAACAGCAAAACAACAAAACAGCAAAACCACAAAGCAGCAAAACCACAAAGCAGCAAAACCACAACGCagcaaaacagaaaaaaaaaatacagcagGAAGggatacctttttttttctttcgaggTCATTCgatgaacatattttttctttttctttttctttttaaaaaaaaaattgttcaaacAGCATGTGACATAACCCACGCATGTGTTTGTACATACGTGCGCGCGTAGATACTCACCCGAACGCTCAGAattgcgcttttttttttctctctgttTCTATAGTCTCCCTGACTATACTTGGCGTTTGCACGCCGCTGCCCGCAGGAAGTGTTTGCTGGCACGCAAACGGGCAAGTAAAGCAGAGCGAAGCAAGGCAAGGCAAAGAAGTGTTGCCTAACGCAGCTCCGCATAAGGCAGCTCCGCATAAGGCAGTTCCGTATAAGGCAGCTCCTCAAAATAGCGTTCTGTGAAGAAGCGCACCCGCCCCACCGCCGCAGATATATGTAACGAATCTGAGTGGGACtactccccccctccacccCCATAGAACAAAACGTGTCTCCGTTCTCCCCCGCTCAAAAATGCACGTGTATAGCCTCTTGTTCACCGCCGCGTACCTCATCAACGCGGCGACCTACTCTGCCCAGAGCTTGAAGGGCTCCCTCAGTTACTCCAATGTGAAGACGACGAAGACCAAAGAGCATGAGTCAAATGTGTACGAAGGTCGCGATGAGCGCGGGGATGCAGTTTTTGAGAATTACAAACACTTATTCCCGCTGTTGCATGCAAAGGCCAAGTCGATGGCAGACAAGGTAGCCATCACCGAGCTAGAAAATTGCGAAGTAAAAAGAGAAACCACCTTTGGACAATTATTCGATAAGGCTATAAGTTTAAGTTACTATTTAAAAAGCAAGGATGGAGGGGTACCGATGAAAAGGTACGCCGAAAAATGCAACCAAGGGcaattcaaaattttggggATCTATGGATCCAACTCTGCCAACTGGTTGGTAGCTGATTTAGCATCCATGGTTAGCGGAATCACATCCCTAGTGATGCACTCCAAGTTTAGCATAGATGAAGTGTGCGAAATATTGAACGAAAGTAAATTGGAGTGGCTATGTATCGATCTCAACTTGGTCGATGGGCTACTCGAGAAGAAGGATAAATTGccctatttaaaaaaattgttcatacTGGACACTCTAAGTGATAGCACAAATGCAGAAAAGAGAGTGAATCGCCCGGGGAACCCCCCAGAAACGAAggaacagaaggaaaaacgagaaaaatcGGAGAAGTTGGAGAAGGAAAATCTAGAACtgtttcaaaaaatgaaaaccaaAGCACAAGGACTAGGAATAAGCATGTACGAGTTAAACGACTTTACAAAGGATAAGTTTCCCAACTATGAGGTATTAAAACAACATGACCCTGAACACATATCAACAATTGTGTATACGTCAGGCACTTCGGGAAAGCCAAAGGGAGTGATGATAAGTAATAGAGCCCTGTACTACGGTGTTGTGCCAGTGAGCAAATGGAGTATCTTCCTAAAGTTAGATCCAAGACACCATTTCTCCTATCTACCCCTTTCTCACATATATGAACGATCCATAGCATACATAAGTTTTTATCGAGGAATGCAAATAAGAATATGGAGTAAAGacatttcacttttttcacaAGACCTTGCTAAGTGTGGTGCGAACATCGTTGTAGGTGTACCTAAGGTATTCAATAGATTATACACAACCATATTAGCTGAGATTGCAAAGTTAACTCCACTTAAACGATTCATGGTAAATAGAATAATAGCTATgcgtagaaaaaataatttcggAGCATTCTCCAGGATGCTTGAAAATATGACGCATgtatcacaaaaaataagggaaaaaatcaaccCTTCATTGGATGCATTTTTTAGTGGAGGAGGGAAAATATCTCCTAATGTGGAAAGAGATTTAAGTGTTTTACTTAACATCAATTTTTATCAAGGTTATGGACTCACAGAAACAAGTGGTCCAATCATGGTTCAACATTTTACGGACAACAGCACAAACAATACTGGAGGACCTGTCTCTCCCCATGTACAGTACAAAGTAATCACATGGGAAAATTACAACGCTAAAGGGAACCCACCAAAAGGAGAACTACTCCTAAAGGGGAAACAATTATTTAGTGGCTATTTCCTTCGTCcagaacaaacaaaaaatgcatttacaGATGATCAATTTTACAAAACAGGAGATGTTGTACAGATAAATAAAGATGGATCTATCACCTTTCTTGATAGATCCAAAGGATTAGTGAAGTTATCACAAGGAGAGTACATCGAGACGGAGATGCTAAACAATTTATACTCAGAAATAGATTTTGTTAACCATTGTGTTGTGTATGGTGATGACGCCATGGATGGACCACTCGCCATTATTAATGTGGATAAGGACTTATTAGCAAAAGGTTTGGAGAGAGATGGTATCCTAAAAAAACAAGGCATAAGCGCTGCTGATTTCTTGAAGGATCTGAAGGACGATAAACTCAACACCGAGGACTATCTCAAATACGTCCGAGAAAAAATGTTAGACATGTACAAGacaacaaatttgaataGATACAACATCGTAAATGATATTTACCTCACTTGTAAAGTCTGGGATACCTCCAACTATCTCACTCCTACTATGAAGGTCCGAAGCTTCAACGTCTTTAAGGACTTTAAACCCTTCATTGAGAAAACCAAAAAGAGTTACCAGAATAAGATGAAGCCCGCGGATGACAAGAAATCAAAGGATGACAAGAAATCCAAGAATGGCAAGAAGCCCGCGGATGCCAAGAAACCCGCGGATGCGAACAAACCGGCTGAAGCGAACAAACCGGCGGGTGCGAACAAACCGGCTGATGCGAACACACCGGCTGATGCGAACCAACCTGCCGATGCGAACCAACCGGCCGATGCGAACCAACCGGCTGAAGCGAACCAACCGGCTGAAGCGAACCAACCGGCTGAAGCGAACCAACCGGCTGAAGCGAACCAACCGGCTGAAGCGAACCAACCAGCCGATGCGAACACACCTCAAGATGAGAAGAAGCCCGCGGATGTGAAGAAGCCCGCGAATGAGAAGAAACCCGCGGATGTGAAGAAGCCCGCGAATGAGAAGAAACCCGCGGATGTGAAGAAGCCCGCGAATGAGAAGAAACCCGCGGATGTGAAGAAGCCCGCGAATGAGAAGAAACCCGCGAATGTGAAGAAACCCAAGAATGAGACAAAAACCAAGAATAAGTAGTTGCGCGAGGTGCAGCCATTGTGGAGCGCCAACTTTTACAAGTGATCCTCGCCCcagaaataaaacaaaatttcccCACCCCCCACCATGCGCAGAAGTTCTTCTGTGGTAGAGCAGCAAGTACGCcaccacccccttttttttttgtgcgtacCAGTAGAGGGGCCCTCCCAATGAGGGGCGAGAAAGACGTCAGCAATAAGTAAGTAGGGGTTCAAAAGACAGAGTGGCTATATAGCAAGTTCGCTGCACCTCGCCCCCACGCGTGCGGTGGTGCGATGGTGCGATGGTGCGGTGATGCCGTGATGCGGTCGTGTTACGATTCCGTCGTACGATATTGTATGTACAGTGTCGTCCGCCGTTTTGCCATTCTGCAGATTTGCCTCCTTCTgttttgatatatttttattttcatttttcttcattttttttcatttcttttcatttcttttcatttttcttcatttttcttcattttccttcattCGCGCCGCCGCCCAGCCGTAGGCCGGCCAATCGCGTGAATATTTGTAGACACCTTTTCCCGCGTCGTCATGTTAGCCCGCCCGCGTACGCACATGCAGGCCTACTCATATGTGCGCACGCGTGGCAGTGTTTGTGCACAGGGGGCAGCGGAGGGGCTTGTATACGCCCCTCTCTCGGCCCCGTCCCGTTCGTATCGTCGCTTTGATCTCTTCATGTTTTCTTTGCGTACGTTTGTTTGTGTCATCCCAGTGGAGTACAGCACCCgcagtgaagaagaaaaacaccCACGTGGAAGAAGAACTTTTCCCATGGGGAATAGTCCCCGCCTCGTCCCCTTTtactttatttcattttattttactttattttactttattttccgttttttcattttcctttttttattgtctACAAAACTTCATCGTACAATACAGCCTGTAACATTTCGCGTGCTACATCGTGAGTACCTACCGTCAATCTGATGTCTACTTTGAATAGCCTTTTCATAATTACGTTTTTAAAGACTAAAACAAAACGTCAGTTCgagttaaatttttttttttatccgcGGGGAGCGCGCAATAGGGTGCACAAATATTTGTGCAGACGAGCGCGCAAAAATTTCTGCGTACGTGTGCGGAGATGTGTGTGCAGACGCGGGGGAGAGGTGCTCCGCGGTGGCGTGGCGGGCAGGCAGTTAGGCCCACCTGTGAAACGCACGTCACCACCGATGCCCACCGCTAACCAAGCCTACTTCCTCGAGGGAGTCGGCAGCACGTACAAGGTGCCTATGGTATCGATGCCCAAAATTTGTATGTCGCTCTTCTGTGCCTTATTCGCCCTGCCCGGCTTGCTCGGCTTGCCGCTCCTATTGGAGGCGTTCTCAGTCAGTAGATCCTCCGCGTCCGGTTGCTGGTAGAACTGCGCCAAGCAGATGTTGTACTCCCCGGGGGTCTTTATCTGCGGGGGGAATTGCGCCGCGCCATTTTTGTGCGTCTATTCACGCAGTGGGGGTGTACGCAGTGTGGTCCGCTCCCTTCTTGGCACAGGTTCGACCGATCGCACCACCCATACCTTGATGTTCTTCAGGAGGATCTCGTTGTGCAGCAACTTGGTGGAGACAGGCTCCAGCAGTATGTCTTCGGACtccaaaatgttttttttgatgcTGCTTGGGCTGCGTGTGGGGGAAGAGACAGTGGGAGGGGGGATAAACAATTCGGCGAACTGGCAGTCAACGATGGTCATACTAAcggagggaggggggaacCACCCAGGGAGTGTCACTCGAGTGGACTcccaaaataatttttgaatattaCGAGCACGTGGATCCCTTATTCACTACGAGCAGCTGCAGACATTCGTGCAAGTTGTATCCCTATAAAGGAGGGGAGAAGGGGGGACAAGTATCAAAACGGGTGATATTTTCTCATGTGTCTCTCTTGACTCCCATCTCTTCGTAGGTagaaacacaaaatggacccTCATATGTAGTGGCCAAATGGgagctccctttttttttttttcttcctactCGAATGGTGATGAACTGAGGTGTCTGTCCGTGTTCGCCCTGAAGAAGTGCCGAGCATAGttgcgtgtgtgtgcatgtacagAGGGGAGGAATTGGCCCATGTGGGTATCACCACTCCCAATCGGGGCCATTTCACTTCAACAGCAGTACCCAGGCAAAgatagaatattttttgttcctctccGGCTCAGCTATGGCGCAGTGGTGGAAGTCCTGCAGGATGGGGGGGGCAGCACacagggaggaaaaaaaaaaaaaaaaaaaaaaaaaaaatatatatatatacatacacacatacatacatacgtatacaAAATACTACATGAAACAACGGCAGTGAATCATCCAATGAGTTACAAAAAGAGAGTATGAAGGGGGGGTACCCCCAATGGGTGCTCTTCACTAACAGTTGGACATGTGCCGCTGTGCAGGTCCACAAACGGCTCGCAGATTTTTTGAATTTGACTTCCTCTCTGCTCTAATTTCTGCAACACGTGGAAAGAAAGGAgagtaaatttatttcgaTTCTGAATGACATTGGCCCACAATGGTGTCACTTTTGCACAAGCAAATTAACACAGAATATTTGCACGTCGCGGTACGCGACTTGTCTACTTCTCATCCCCTTACATAGCACTGAGTTGGGTAATTTGGCTTGTTGTGGCAGTTCTTCCTGTAGCAGTCTGAAGtggggaaggaaaacaatATCCAAAgaatcgtttttctttttttttttttttttgtgtgtgtgtcttCATGCACTAGTGGGGAACTGTCATGCGTAACTGCGCTGGCAGTGACAGTGGCTGCATCTCTATGAAGTGCACGCACCCACTGGACAGAACaacttgttcttcttttcatCTCCTCCTAAGGGATAAAacgggaagcaaaaaaaaaaaaagtgagccctttcacctttttgttgcGCGTGCACCTACGTCATTATATGTTGttactattttattttttttttttgcattactGTTTTTGGTTCCGCTGGCTACCTTCTTTTCTTGCGCTTTCTGCAAACATCACGTGGGGGAAGCATACATTTAGGCCGCGTTTCCAGCATGTTTAGGCaaaagtgtgaaaaaaaaaaaaaaaaaacgccccaACAATCGGCGTGCCAAGTTGCACACAAAGGGGAGACACAACACATTTGGAGGGAGACaacactttttattttttccgttctattttttcctttctttcgcCTCTCCATTCCGTACGTCGTATTTTGCCCAGTCGGAGAAATTCATCAACCAGTAGCCTGCAAAAGGGAACAATTAATGGGATGTGCCCatgggtgaaaaaaaaaaaaaaacaaaaaagcaaaaaataaatcaaaaaaaacaaaacaaaacaaatggaGGTCAAGAAGAGGAGGCCCCTCGATCATATAGCCCCCCACACACGTAGCACACCTCCCATTCTCACCATTCtcgttaatatatttttgcagagCTATATCCGATGActtcttcaacttttttaaatcttcGTTGATCtgaaatggaggaaaatgGGTTAGTGCGTCGTAATGGAAATTGTTCATTTGGGGGCGACCCTGATTCGATGGGGGCGAACCTTCTTCATATGCACGTCTTGGTATgccattttcctttcctttctcttCCCTCCCCTCTGAGTGTGGTCACACATCCACTTACCTTCATCAGTCGAAGGGTCACTATCTCCACCGACTTCTGCATC
It includes:
- a CDS encoding ATP-dependent acyl-CoA synthetase (putative); translated protein: MHVYSLLFTAAYLINAATYSAQSLKGSLSYSNVKTTKTKEHESNVYEGRDERGDAVFENYKHLFPLLHAKAKSMADKVAITELENCEVKRETTFGQLFDKAISLSYYLKSKDGGVPMKRYAEKCNQGQFKILGIYGSNSANWLVADLASMVSGITSLVMHSKFSIDEVCEILNESKLEWLCIDLNLVDGLLEKKDKLPYLKKLFILDTLSDSTNAEKRVNRPGNPPETKEQKEKREKSEKLEKENLELFQKMKTKAQGLGISMYELNDFTKDKFPNYEVLKQHDPEHISTIVYTSGTSGKPKGVMISNRALYYGVVPVSKWSIFLKLDPRHHFSYLPLSHIYERSIAYISFYRGMQIRIWSKDISLFSQDLAKCGANIVVGVPKVFNRLYTTILAEIAKLTPLKRFMYKVITWENYNAKGNPPKGELLLKGKQLFSGYFLRPEQTKNAFTDDQFYKTGDVVQINKDGSITFLDRSKGLVKLSQGEYIETEMLNNLYSEIDFVNHCVVYGDDAMDGPLAIINVDKDLLAKGLERDGILKKQGISAADFLKDLKDDKLNTEDYLKYVREKMLDMYKTTNLNRYNIVNDIYLTCKVWDTSNYLTPTMKVRSFNVFKDFKPFIEKTKKSYQNKMKPADDKKSKDDKKSKNGKKPADAKKPADANKPAEANKPAGANKPADANTPADANQPADANQPADANQPAEANQPAEANQPAEANQPAEANQPAEANQPADANTPQDEKKPADVKKPANEKKPADVKKPANEKKPADVKKPANEKKPADVKKPANEKKPANVKKPKNETKTKNK